A single Phytohabitans houttuyneae DNA region contains:
- a CDS encoding transglutaminase family protein: MLHQRFHYAYDGPVRDLDHRLVVVPPRQHGDQRRRRHSITVSAAGANTTHRRDTAGNIVTRSRVPLVPDGIEFVIEAVVERVGPGTDIGLPAAVLHDPRLLRPTRLTAADPEIDRLAAALAGNDPLATAERFCAYVHDAITYEYGVTTVDTTAAQALALGRGVCQDSAHVMIALCRAAALPARYVSGHLLGEGGTHAWVEVVVADPEGARAVAFDPCNGRRAGRAYLTVATGRDYTDVAPTSGTYRGAAHGTLTATKRVDVALA; this comes from the coding sequence GTGCTGCACCAGCGCTTCCACTACGCCTACGACGGCCCGGTGCGAGACCTCGACCACCGGCTGGTGGTGGTCCCTCCCCGCCAACATGGCGATCAGCGCCGGCGGCGGCATTCGATAACCGTCTCCGCCGCCGGCGCCAACACCACCCATCGCCGTGACACCGCCGGAAACATCGTCACCCGGTCGCGCGTGCCGCTGGTGCCGGACGGGATCGAGTTCGTGATCGAGGCGGTCGTCGAGCGGGTCGGGCCGGGCACCGACATCGGTCTGCCGGCCGCGGTGCTGCACGACCCGCGCCTGCTCCGGCCGACCCGGCTGACCGCCGCCGACCCCGAGATCGACCGGCTCGCGGCGGCTCTGGCCGGCAACGATCCGCTGGCCACCGCCGAGCGGTTCTGCGCGTACGTGCACGACGCGATCACCTACGAGTACGGGGTGACCACCGTCGACACCACCGCCGCCCAGGCGCTCGCCCTCGGGCGTGGCGTGTGTCAGGACAGCGCCCATGTGATGATCGCGCTTTGCCGCGCCGCCGCTCTGCCAGCCCGCTATGTCTCCGGACACCTTCTCGGTGAGGGCGGCACGCACGCCTGGGTCGAGGTCGTTGTCGCCGATCCGGAGGGCGCCCGTGCGGTGGCCTTCGACCCGTGCAACGGTCGCCGCGCCGGACGCGCTTACCTGACCGTCGCCACCGGACGCGACTACACCGATGTCGCCCCGACCTCCGGCACGTATCGCGGTGCGGCGCACGGCACGCTGACAGCGACCAAACGGGTTGACGTCGCACTGGCCTGA